In Luteitalea sp. TBR-22, one genomic interval encodes:
- a CDS encoding TIGR02757 family protein, which yields MPPARSARPAPLLGLKPADLARFRVELDRLHDAYNVPDSAADPVQFVWRYGDPRDREVVAAIASGLAFGRLASVLASIERVLALLGPHPAAYVDALDVPLARSALADVVHRWTRGDDLVALLVVLRTLRARHGSLEGAFLAGDDPTSEDVAPGLEAFCAEACAVDVREAYGGATRGLPAEAASEASGRRRLGRLGVHYFFPRPSLGSACKRLNLFVRWMVRQDAVDPGGWSGVSRSRLVIPLDTHTIRVGRCLRLTRYTSPGWKMAADITATLRRIDPDDPVRYDFSLCHMSMMGACGHGKKVGSTHCPLRGFCRPGRTSDKGQVRKSRGRQGTGDQDG from the coding sequence ATGCCTCCCGCCCGATCCGCTCGCCCGGCGCCCCTGCTTGGCCTGAAGCCTGCCGACCTTGCGCGGTTCCGCGTCGAGCTCGATCGCCTGCACGACGCGTACAACGTGCCCGACTCGGCGGCCGACCCGGTGCAGTTCGTGTGGCGCTACGGGGACCCGCGTGATCGGGAGGTGGTGGCGGCCATTGCGTCGGGACTCGCCTTCGGGCGGCTCGCCAGCGTGCTGGCGAGCATCGAGCGCGTCCTCGCGCTGCTCGGCCCGCATCCGGCCGCCTACGTCGATGCGCTCGACGTGCCGCTGGCCCGCTCGGCACTCGCCGACGTGGTGCACCGCTGGACGCGCGGCGACGACCTCGTCGCGTTGCTGGTCGTGCTCCGGACGCTGCGGGCGCGCCACGGGTCACTCGAGGGCGCGTTCCTCGCCGGCGACGATCCGACGAGCGAGGACGTGGCGCCGGGCCTCGAGGCGTTCTGTGCCGAAGCCTGCGCCGTGGACGTGCGTGAGGCCTACGGCGGCGCGACCCGCGGCCTGCCCGCCGAAGCCGCCAGCGAAGCCAGCGGTCGGCGAAGGCTGGGACGCCTCGGCGTGCACTACTTCTTCCCGCGGCCGTCGCTCGGCAGCGCCTGCAAGCGCCTCAACCTGTTCGTGCGGTGGATGGTGCGGCAGGACGCGGTCGATCCCGGCGGGTGGAGCGGCGTCTCACGCTCGCGCCTCGTGATCCCGCTCGACACCCACACGATCCGCGTCGGCCGCTGCCTGCGCCTGACGCGCTACACCAGTCCGGGCTGGAAGATGGCCGCCGACATCACGGCGACGCTACGACGGATCGATCCGGACGACCCGGTGCGCTACGACTTCTCGCTGTGCCACATGAGCATGATGGGCGCGTGTGGCCACGGCAAGAAGGTCGGCAGCACGCACTGTCCGCTGCGCGGGTTCTGCCGGCCGGGCAGAACGAGTGACAAGGGACAGGTACGAAAGTCACGAGGACGCCAAGGGACAGGGGACCAGGACGGGTAG
- a CDS encoding DNA-formamidopyrimidine glycosylase family protein — protein MPELPDLTIYVDAIRARAVGQALEGVRVRSPFLLRTVDPPLEAFTGRVLGDVRLLGKRLVFVFPDEHYLVLHLMIAGRLQWKKPGAPVPGKVGLCAFDFTPGTLMLTEAGSKRRASLHAVQGAVALAAMDPGGIDVMTASPEAFAEALTRERHTLKRALTDPRLFSGIGNAYSDEILHAAQLSPMRQTHQLSAEEIATLRAATRDTLQVWIDRFRERVGDGFPEKVTAFVEGMVAHGRYGQPCPRCGTPIQRLVYAQNEANYCPRCQTGGKLLADRALSRLLREDWPKSLEELEERMSKGRGTSDQ, from the coding sequence GTGCCTGAGCTTCCAGACCTGACGATCTACGTCGACGCCATTCGCGCCCGGGCCGTCGGGCAGGCGCTCGAAGGGGTGCGCGTCCGGAGTCCGTTCCTGCTGCGCACCGTCGACCCGCCCCTGGAAGCGTTCACGGGACGGGTGCTTGGCGACGTGCGGCTCCTCGGCAAGCGGCTCGTCTTCGTGTTCCCGGACGAGCACTACCTCGTGCTCCACCTGATGATCGCCGGACGCCTGCAGTGGAAGAAGCCGGGCGCGCCGGTGCCGGGCAAGGTCGGACTGTGCGCGTTCGACTTCACGCCGGGCACGCTGATGCTCACCGAAGCCGGCTCGAAGCGCCGCGCGTCGCTGCATGCCGTGCAGGGTGCCGTGGCGCTCGCGGCGATGGATCCCGGAGGCATCGACGTGATGACCGCCTCGCCGGAGGCGTTCGCCGAGGCGCTGACGCGCGAGCGGCACACGCTCAAGCGCGCGCTCACCGACCCGCGCCTGTTCAGCGGCATCGGCAACGCCTACTCCGACGAGATCCTGCACGCCGCGCAGCTCTCACCGATGCGCCAGACGCACCAATTGTCGGCCGAGGAGATCGCGACACTCCGTGCGGCGACGCGCGACACGCTGCAGGTATGGATCGATCGGTTCCGCGAGCGGGTCGGGGATGGCTTCCCCGAGAAGGTCACGGCCTTCGTCGAGGGCATGGTCGCGCACGGCCGCTACGGGCAGCCCTGCCCGCGCTGCGGCACGCCGATCCAGCGGCTGGTGTACGCGCAGAACGAGGCCAACTACTGCCCGAGGTGCCAGACCGGCGGCAAGCTGCTCGCCGATCGCGCCCTGTCACGCCTGCTGCGCGAGGACTGGCCGAAGAGCCTGGAGGAACTGGAGGAGCGCATGAGCAAGGGACGAGGGACGAGCGACCAGTGA
- a CDS encoding glycosyltransferase, translating into MAIRTIHIDTARTWRGGQNQALLTVKGLRALGHPTMLVAHPDGELRRRAPQDPDLVPLAPRFEVDFHAAWKLARIIRAFDPAVLHAHDPHGVALAALALGFRMPWPPPMLVASRRVDFRLAGNSLSRAKYRQVDRFICASAAIGRILVADGIPADRVVTVHEGVDLQHVADAPPVSIHETFWLPHGAPVVLNVAALVPHKGQRYLIDAFASVVRSVPDARLVILGQGELHQSLEKQVHHRGLEKHVLLPGFRTDVLGLMKTADVFVMSSVMEGLGTSLLDAMACARPIVATDTGGIPEVVVHDETGLLVPPRDADALADALTTMLLDEDAARRYAAAGYERVHHRFSVEHMVRNTVAEYEQLLAARS; encoded by the coding sequence ATGGCCATCCGCACGATCCACATCGACACCGCGCGCACCTGGCGCGGGGGCCAGAACCAGGCCCTCCTCACCGTCAAGGGCCTGCGCGCCCTCGGGCACCCCACGATGCTGGTGGCGCATCCGGATGGCGAGTTGCGCCGGCGCGCGCCGCAGGACCCCGACCTGGTGCCGCTGGCGCCACGCTTCGAGGTCGACTTCCACGCGGCGTGGAAGCTGGCGCGCATCATCCGCGCCTTCGACCCGGCAGTCCTGCACGCCCACGACCCGCACGGCGTCGCGCTCGCGGCACTCGCCCTCGGCTTCCGCATGCCGTGGCCGCCGCCCATGCTGGTGGCCTCACGGCGCGTCGACTTCAGGCTGGCCGGCAACTCGCTGTCGCGGGCCAAGTATCGGCAGGTGGATCGCTTCATCTGCGCCTCCGCCGCGATCGGCCGCATCCTCGTCGCCGACGGCATCCCCGCCGATCGGGTCGTCACGGTGCACGAGGGCGTCGACCTGCAGCACGTCGCCGACGCGCCGCCGGTGTCCATCCACGAGACGTTCTGGCTGCCACACGGCGCGCCGGTGGTGCTCAACGTGGCGGCGCTGGTGCCGCACAAGGGACAGCGCTATCTGATCGACGCCTTTGCCTCCGTGGTGCGCTCGGTGCCCGACGCACGACTGGTGATCCTCGGACAGGGCGAACTGCACCAGTCGCTGGAGAAGCAGGTGCACCATCGCGGCCTCGAGAAGCACGTGCTGCTGCCTGGCTTCCGCACCGACGTGCTGGGGCTGATGAAGACGGCGGACGTCTTCGTGATGAGTTCGGTGATGGAGGGGCTCGGCACGTCGCTGCTCGACGCCATGGCCTGCGCGCGCCCCATCGTCGCCACCGACACCGGCGGGATCCCCGAGGTCGTGGTGCACGACGAGACCGGGCTGCTCGTGCCGCCCCGCGATGCCGACGCGCTGGCCGACGCCCTGACGACGATGCTGCTCGACGAGGACGCCGCCCGTCGCTATGCCGCCGCCGGCTACGAACGCGTGCACCACAGGTTCAGCGTCGAGCACATGGTCCGCAACACGGTCGCGGAGTACGAGCAGTTGCTCGCAGCACGGAGCTGA
- a CDS encoding glycosyltransferase family 2 protein yields the protein MPPPVSVIVITRDAAAHIERALRSAAWAAECVVVDCGSTDDTVARARAMGARVEVREWVGYGAQKNHAASLARHDWVFSLDADEAITDALREAIAALPDSPEPAAYRMPRVTWYLGRWIRSTDWYPDRAVRLYDRRRAQWDDRPVHEALQVQGAIADLAAEFEHRPYADVAEHLTRMNHYTTLAARQMQAQGRRARAWHFLVHPPAAFLRNYVARAGFRDGVPGLVVSLLGAVYVLQKYVKLWERQRQAT from the coding sequence GTGCCGCCGCCGGTCAGCGTCATCGTCATCACCAGGGATGCCGCGGCCCACATCGAGCGGGCCCTCAGGTCTGCCGCCTGGGCCGCCGAGTGCGTCGTCGTCGACTGCGGCAGCACCGACGACACGGTGGCCAGGGCACGGGCGATGGGTGCCCGGGTCGAGGTCCGGGAGTGGGTCGGCTACGGCGCGCAGAAGAACCACGCGGCCTCGCTGGCGCGGCACGATTGGGTGTTCTCCCTCGATGCCGACGAGGCAATCACCGACGCCCTGCGCGAGGCCATCGCGGCCCTGCCCGACTCGCCGGAACCGGCCGCGTACCGCATGCCCCGGGTCACGTGGTACCTCGGGCGCTGGATCCGCTCCACCGACTGGTATCCCGACCGGGCCGTCCGCCTGTACGACCGTCGACGCGCGCAGTGGGACGACCGCCCCGTGCACGAGGCGCTGCAGGTGCAGGGCGCCATCGCCGACCTCGCCGCCGAGTTCGAGCATCGTCCCTACGCGGATGTCGCCGAGCACCTGACGCGGATGAACCATTACACGACGCTCGCCGCTCGACAGATGCAGGCGCAGGGTCGGCGGGCGCGGGCCTGGCACTTCCTCGTGCACCCGCCAGCGGCCTTCCTGCGCAACTACGTCGCGCGCGCCGGGTTCCGCGACGGCGTGCCCGGACTCGTCGTGTCGCTGCTCGGCGCCGTGTACGTCCTGCAGAAGTACGTGAAGCTGTGGGAGCGCCAACGCCAGGCGACCTGA
- a CDS encoding TolC family protein, with the protein MIPSVPHPFRRGLVALSLTFVAATASAQGPLLQAPAVSTQPMAATGPVRRVKLDEAVTMALEQNVALQVQKMNPGISELDVAQAYGTWLPALTSQLFFQSLEQPVNTLLQGNAQSFQQDQVFGNFGVEQFLPTGGNYSLGYQATRNKNNNLFATLNPSTQGNFTFSFSQPLLANRAIDSTRQQILISKNNQAISEMQFRNTVVSTVRAVKNAYWDLVVAQSALEVQRQTLELSRQTLSDNRKRVEVGTMAPIDIVQAEAEVAANEETVIIAEQTLAQAQDQLRALILDPRTADFWNTTFETADGPSLATSPVDIDAAVQKAIANRLDLQQARKQIESNDIRARFFKNQVLPSLSADVNYGLAGLGGTVITRGPGNGLQPGPIVSEDTRPYSDVLGDVLQFEYPTWSVSLNFRYPIGRNGNRVNLERQVLQNEQTLLQLRDLERQVVQQVRDLGRQVNTNLKRVGSTQAARTLAERRLEAEQKKFGVGLSTTFNVLQAQRDLAQARNNEQRAILDFEKSRVDFEAAQEASIAGAGAGNVTLGSATGTGNVAAGTTTSVAGTNRTTNTTGGAQRF; encoded by the coding sequence GTGATCCCATCGGTTCCCCACCCCTTCCGGCGCGGCCTCGTGGCGCTGTCATTGACCTTCGTCGCGGCGACGGCCTCGGCGCAGGGTCCGTTGCTGCAGGCGCCGGCGGTGTCGACCCAGCCCATGGCGGCGACCGGCCCGGTCCGTCGCGTGAAGCTCGACGAGGCCGTGACCATGGCGCTGGAGCAGAACGTGGCGCTCCAGGTGCAGAAGATGAACCCTGGCATCTCCGAGCTGGATGTCGCGCAGGCCTACGGCACGTGGCTGCCGGCGCTCACGAGCCAGCTGTTCTTCCAGAGCCTCGAGCAGCCCGTCAACACGCTCCTGCAGGGCAACGCGCAGTCGTTCCAGCAGGATCAGGTGTTCGGCAACTTCGGGGTGGAGCAGTTCCTGCCGACCGGCGGCAACTACTCGCTCGGCTACCAGGCGACGCGCAACAAGAACAACAACCTGTTTGCGACCCTGAACCCGAGCACGCAGGGGAACTTCACGTTCTCGTTCTCGCAGCCCCTGCTGGCCAACCGGGCCATCGACAGCACGCGGCAGCAGATCCTGATCAGCAAGAACAACCAGGCGATCAGCGAGATGCAGTTCCGCAACACCGTGGTGAGCACGGTGCGCGCGGTGAAGAACGCCTACTGGGACCTGGTGGTCGCACAGTCGGCGCTCGAGGTGCAGCGCCAGACGCTGGAGCTCTCGCGGCAGACGCTCAGCGACAACCGCAAGCGCGTCGAGGTCGGCACGATGGCGCCGATCGACATCGTGCAGGCCGAGGCCGAGGTGGCCGCCAACGAGGAGACGGTCATCATCGCCGAGCAGACGCTCGCGCAGGCGCAGGACCAGTTGCGCGCCCTGATCCTCGATCCCCGCACCGCGGACTTCTGGAACACCACGTTCGAGACCGCCGACGGGCCGTCGCTGGCCACCTCGCCGGTCGACATCGACGCGGCCGTGCAGAAGGCCATCGCCAACCGCCTCGACCTGCAGCAGGCCCGCAAGCAGATCGAGAGCAACGACATCCGTGCCCGCTTCTTCAAGAACCAGGTGCTGCCCAGCCTCTCGGCCGACGTGAACTACGGACTCGCCGGCCTCGGCGGCACGGTGATCACGCGTGGCCCCGGCAACGGCCTGCAGCCCGGACCGATCGTCAGCGAGGACACCCGCCCGTACAGCGACGTGCTCGGCGACGTGCTGCAGTTCGAGTACCCGACCTGGTCGGTCAGCCTGAACTTCCGCTACCCGATCGGGCGCAACGGCAACCGCGTGAACCTCGAGCGCCAGGTGCTGCAGAACGAGCAGACGCTGCTGCAGCTCCGCGACCTCGAGCGCCAGGTCGTCCAGCAGGTCCGCGACCTCGGTCGGCAGGTCAACACCAACCTGAAGCGCGTCGGCAGCACCCAGGCCGCGCGCACCCTGGCCGAGCGACGGCTCGAGGCCGAGCAGAAGAAGTTCGGCGTCGGCCTCTCGACGACCTTCAACGTGCTGCAGGCGCAGCGTGACCTCGCGCAGGCCCGCAACAACGAGCAGCGCGCCATCCTCGACTTCGAGAAGTCGCGCGTCGACTTCGAGGCCGCGCAGGAAGCCTCGATCGCCGGCGCCGGCGCCGGCAACGTCACGCTCGGCTCGGCCACCGGCACCGGCAACGTGGCGGCCGGCACCACCACCAGCGTCGCCGGCACCAACCGCACCACCAACACCACCGGCGGCGCGCAGCGCTTCTAG
- a CDS encoding prolyl oligopeptidase family serine peptidase: protein MTSSRPPLPIAAGLLGTALVVSTLLVPLAAQAPAGPTAAGTATKATFPLTVDSIMRGPALVGYPPSGLRWSGDGARLFFEWQDRGEDETATWVVGADGAGLRRLTDEERKAAPPVNGQWDRARRRVLAASRGDIVLIDTVAGTRTELTRTAGAESSPRWSRDESQVTFVRDGGLFLLPLTGGGLRQLVESGPKAPDRKKTDSQQTLATEEADLLAHVRESKRRRERDEARREKEALPKLELKARQSVTDMQLDPSGRYVWAIVTERPDGARTADVPDYVTESGYVESLSGRAKVGDLQSKAMLVVLDLEARRSTWVTLPAAGGTEKAPRELRWGMPQVSDDGAVAVASVRAADNKDRWLVKVEPATGAATVLDHLHDEAWVREGFGPGSASFGWLPGGHRLWFTSEKTGWQHLYTLDADGPGTPTALTSGPWEVTDVALSTDRRTFFLTTTEVHPGERHLYALPIDGGPRTRLTARTGGHLGEVSPDGRTIGFVFSTGNTPPEVYVGPYGSSAAPVRVTTSPSPEWTTYRWIDPPVITFPARDGQVLHARLYTPEMVGAKRHASRPAVMFVHGAGYLQNAHRYWSTYFREYMFHHLLASRGYVVLDVDYRASAGYGRDFRTGIYRHMGGKDLDDIVDGAKYLVAKEKVDPRRIGVYGGSYGGFITLMAMFTTPDVFAAGAALRPVTDWAHYNHPYTANILNLPQSDAEAYRRSSPIHFADGLKGALLICHGLVDVNVHAQDSIRLAQKLIELRKENWELALYPVEDHGFEEATSWADEYKRILKLFERNLTGR, encoded by the coding sequence ATGACGTCGTCGCGCCCGCCCCTGCCGATTGCCGCCGGCCTGCTCGGCACCGCCCTGGTCGTGTCCACCCTCCTGGTGCCGCTCGCGGCCCAGGCCCCGGCGGGGCCCACGGCGGCCGGAACGGCCACGAAGGCGACGTTCCCGCTGACGGTCGACAGCATCATGCGCGGTCCGGCGCTGGTGGGCTACCCGCCCTCGGGCCTGCGCTGGTCGGGTGACGGCGCGCGCCTGTTCTTCGAATGGCAGGACCGTGGCGAGGACGAAACCGCCACCTGGGTGGTCGGCGCCGACGGGGCCGGCCTGCGCCGCCTGACCGACGAGGAACGCAAGGCCGCCCCGCCCGTCAACGGCCAGTGGGATCGCGCCCGGCGTCGCGTGCTGGCGGCCAGCCGGGGCGACATCGTCCTCATCGACACGGTGGCCGGCACCCGCACCGAGCTGACCCGAACGGCCGGCGCCGAGTCGTCGCCGCGCTGGAGCCGTGACGAGTCGCAGGTGACCTTCGTGCGCGACGGCGGCCTGTTCCTCCTGCCGCTCACTGGCGGCGGGCTCCGCCAGTTGGTCGAATCCGGCCCGAAGGCCCCCGACCGGAAGAAGACCGACAGCCAGCAGACGCTGGCTACCGAGGAGGCCGACCTGCTCGCGCACGTCCGCGAGAGCAAGCGCCGGCGCGAGCGCGACGAGGCCAGGCGCGAGAAGGAGGCCCTCCCGAAACTGGAGCTCAAGGCCCGCCAGTCGGTCACCGACATGCAGCTCGATCCGTCGGGCCGCTACGTGTGGGCCATCGTCACCGAACGCCCCGACGGCGCCAGGACCGCCGACGTGCCCGACTACGTCACCGAGTCGGGCTACGTCGAGTCGCTGTCGGGCCGCGCCAAGGTCGGCGACCTGCAGTCGAAGGCGATGCTGGTCGTCCTCGACCTCGAGGCGCGGAGGTCGACCTGGGTCACCCTTCCCGCGGCCGGCGGCACGGAGAAGGCCCCGCGTGAACTGCGTTGGGGCATGCCGCAGGTCTCCGACGACGGCGCGGTGGCCGTCGCGTCGGTCCGGGCGGCCGACAACAAGGACCGGTGGCTGGTGAAGGTCGAGCCGGCCACCGGCGCCGCGACCGTCCTGGACCACCTGCACGACGAGGCCTGGGTCCGGGAAGGGTTCGGGCCGGGGTCGGCGAGCTTCGGATGGCTTCCGGGAGGGCATCGTCTCTGGTTCACCTCCGAGAAGACCGGGTGGCAGCACCTCTACACCCTCGACGCCGACGGCCCCGGGACGCCTACCGCGCTCACCTCCGGGCCGTGGGAGGTCACCGACGTGGCGCTCTCGACCGACCGCCGCACGTTCTTCCTGACGACCACCGAGGTACACCCCGGCGAGCGGCACCTGTACGCGCTCCCGATCGACGGCGGCCCGCGCACCAGGCTGACGGCGCGCACGGGAGGCCACCTCGGCGAGGTCTCGCCCGACGGCCGCACGATCGGGTTCGTGTTCTCCACGGGCAACACGCCGCCCGAGGTGTACGTCGGGCCATACGGCAGCAGCGCCGCGCCGGTGCGCGTGACCACGAGTCCCTCGCCGGAGTGGACGACCTACCGCTGGATCGACCCGCCCGTGATCACCTTTCCGGCCCGCGACGGCCAGGTGCTCCACGCGCGCCTCTACACGCCGGAGATGGTCGGCGCCAAGCGGCACGCGTCGCGGCCCGCCGTGATGTTCGTGCACGGCGCCGGCTACCTGCAGAACGCCCACCGGTACTGGTCGACATACTTCCGGGAGTACATGTTCCACCACCTGCTCGCCTCGCGCGGGTACGTGGTGCTCGACGTCGACTATCGCGCCAGCGCGGGGTACGGCCGCGACTTCCGCACCGGCATCTACCGTCACATGGGCGGCAAGGACCTCGACGACATCGTCGACGGCGCGAAGTACCTGGTCGCGAAGGAGAAGGTGGACCCGAGGCGGATCGGCGTCTACGGTGGCAGCTACGGCGGCTTCATCACGCTGATGGCGATGTTCACCACGCCCGACGTGTTCGCGGCCGGCGCCGCGCTCCGCCCGGTGACCGACTGGGCGCACTACAACCACCCGTACACGGCCAACATCCTCAACCTGCCGCAGTCGGATGCCGAAGCCTATCGCCGCAGCTCGCCGATCCACTTCGCCGACGGCCTGAAGGGCGCGCTCCTCATCTGCCACGGGCTGGTCGACGTCAACGTGCACGCGCAGGACTCGATCCGCCTGGCGCAGAAACTGATCGAGCTCCGCAAGGAGAACTGGGAACTGGCGCTGTACCCTGTCGAGGACCACGGCTTCGAGGAAGCCACCAGCTGGGCCGACGAGTACAAGCGGATCCTGAAGCTGTTCGAACGGAACTTGACGGGCCGGTAG
- the pyrE gene encoding orotate phosphoribosyltransferase: MTPDSVLALFRQRGALLEGHFVLSSGLHSTGYLQCALILQHPADAEALGRALAEKVKAAGHHVDVVLSPAMGGLIIGHEVGRALGVRAIFAERVDGRLTLRRGFQLQAGERVLVVEDVVTTGKSTLETVAVAEQAGAVVVAAASIINRGGGDGMAIPYVSLAEAKFPTFAADAIPADLRDVPAVKPGSRPGLK, from the coding sequence ATGACTCCTGATTCCGTCCTCGCCCTCTTCCGCCAGCGTGGTGCCCTGCTCGAGGGCCACTTCGTCCTGTCCTCCGGCCTGCACAGCACCGGCTACCTGCAGTGCGCGCTGATCCTCCAGCATCCTGCCGATGCCGAAGCCCTCGGACGCGCGCTCGCCGAGAAGGTGAAGGCGGCCGGTCACCATGTGGATGTGGTGCTGTCGCCGGCGATGGGCGGCTTGATCATCGGCCACGAGGTCGGGCGGGCGCTCGGCGTGCGGGCGATCTTTGCCGAGCGCGTCGACGGCCGCCTGACGCTGCGCCGAGGCTTCCAGCTCCAGGCCGGCGAGCGCGTGCTCGTGGTCGAGGACGTGGTGACGACGGGCAAGAGCACCCTGGAGACGGTGGCGGTGGCCGAACAGGCCGGCGCGGTCGTCGTCGCGGCGGCCTCGATCATCAACCGCGGTGGTGGCGACGGCATGGCGATCCCCTATGTGTCGCTGGCCGAGGCGAAGTTCCCGACCTTTGCCGCCGACGCCATCCCCGCGGACCTGCGAGACGTACCGGCGGTCAAGCCCGGCTCCCGTCCCGGCCTGAAGTAG
- the truA gene encoding tRNA pseudouridine(38-40) synthase TruA, whose amino-acid sequence MPRVLLRVAYDGRAYAGWQRQANAPSVQATLEAALAPMAGGPVVATGAGRTDAGVHADGQAVHVDLPGDVDPDVVLRAANARLPEDIRVRAAVRVPDDFHARFSATAKIYRYRWFVSRAGHPALAPTHWVLTPPVDLAAMASAATRLAGTHDFAAFQSVGTPVSSTIRTILGVDLRVRARGDIGLQLEPGEHIVELDLRGDGFLRHMVRAIAGTLVDVGYGRRRPEEVGRLLEGLPRSEAGPNAPPHGLTLVSVEYR is encoded by the coding sequence GTGCCTCGGGTCCTCCTGCGGGTCGCGTACGACGGGCGCGCCTACGCGGGCTGGCAACGTCAGGCCAACGCTCCGTCGGTGCAGGCCACGCTCGAGGCGGCGCTCGCGCCGATGGCGGGTGGCCCCGTGGTGGCCACCGGCGCCGGCCGGACCGATGCCGGGGTGCACGCCGACGGCCAGGCGGTCCATGTGGACCTGCCCGGCGACGTCGACCCCGACGTGGTGCTGCGGGCGGCCAACGCCCGCCTGCCCGAGGACATCCGGGTGCGGGCGGCCGTCCGCGTCCCCGACGACTTCCACGCGCGATTCTCGGCCACCGCCAAGATCTATCGGTACCGCTGGTTCGTCAGCCGCGCGGGGCACCCCGCCCTGGCCCCGACTCACTGGGTGCTCACCCCGCCGGTCGACCTCGCGGCGATGGCGTCGGCCGCGACGCGGCTGGCAGGCACGCATGATTTCGCCGCCTTCCAGTCGGTCGGCACCCCGGTCTCCAGCACGATCCGGACGATCCTGGGGGTGGACCTCAGGGTGCGCGCGCGGGGCGACATCGGCCTGCAACTGGAGCCCGGGGAGCACATCGTGGAACTCGATCTCCGTGGCGACGGGTTCCTGCGCCACATGGTCCGGGCCATCGCCGGCACGCTGGTGGACGTGGGCTACGGCCGTCGGCGTCCCGAGGAGGTGGGGCGCCTGCTCGAAGGCCTGCCGCGCTCTGAAGCGGGGCCCAATGCCCCACCGCATGGCCTCACGCTCGTGTCGGTGGAATACAGGTAG
- a CDS encoding isoprenyl transferase, protein MALDELLSWLTPGSPDEALARRLDFDRLPTHVAVIMDGNGRWAGRRHLPRVEGHRAGTRAVREVIETSARLGLKYITLYAFSVENWKRPASEVATLMALLKRYLRSELETLLANDIRLEVIGRTHELAPDVQHELHVAMERTRRNTGTVLTIALNYGGRAEIVDAVRTAIADGLRPEDIDEARFARLLYTAGQPDPDLLIRTSGEMRVSNFLLWQIAYSEIYVTDTFWPDFRRTHLFEALLDYQRRERRYGGIAATPAHPVAAGR, encoded by the coding sequence ATGGCGCTCGACGAACTCCTGAGCTGGCTGACTCCAGGCTCCCCGGACGAAGCACTGGCCCGGCGACTGGACTTCGACCGGCTGCCGACGCACGTCGCCGTGATCATGGACGGCAACGGCCGCTGGGCCGGGCGCCGGCACCTGCCGCGCGTCGAGGGCCACCGCGCCGGCACCCGCGCCGTCCGCGAGGTGATCGAGACCTCGGCCCGCCTCGGCCTGAAGTACATCACCCTCTACGCGTTCTCGGTCGAGAACTGGAAGCGCCCGGCGTCCGAGGTCGCGACGCTGATGGCGTTGCTCAAGCGCTATCTCCGGTCGGAACTGGAGACGCTGCTGGCCAACGACATCAGGCTCGAGGTCATCGGGCGGACACACGAGCTCGCGCCCGACGTCCAGCACGAGCTGCACGTGGCGATGGAGCGGACCCGCCGCAACACCGGCACGGTGCTGACGATCGCGCTCAACTACGGCGGGCGCGCCGAGATCGTCGACGCCGTCCGCACGGCAATTGCCGACGGCCTGCGGCCCGAGGACATCGACGAGGCGCGGTTCGCCCGGCTGCTCTACACGGCGGGGCAACCCGATCCCGACCTGCTGATCCGGACGTCGGGCGAGATGCGGGTGAGCAACTTCCTCCTGTGGCAGATCGCCTACAGCGAGATCTACGTCACCGACACGTTCTGGCCTGACTTCCGCCGCACCCACCTCTTCGAGGCGCTGCTCGACTACCAGCGCCGTGAGCGGCGTTACGGGGGGATCGCCGCGACGCCGGCCCACCCGGTGGCAGCAGGCCGGTGA